The DNA segment CGGGGGTGGTGCGGGGTCCGGTGGCGTTCACGGTGGGGTGGCTCCTCGGGTGGCGGGACGGGCGGGGGCACTCGCGGGCCGGGCGGGGTCCGGACGGCCCGCGTCCGGATCGTCGTCGGCGGCGTCCGGCGTTCGCCCGCCCCGTGCCCGTTGGCTGCGGGGATCCGTTTCCGTTGACCCCGCGTGGCCGAGATGTTAGACAGCGGTAAGCAACATACGCAACGGCTGTTGCATATAACGCAACATGCCGGACCAGGGAGGCTCTGATGGGCATGGACCCCGGCCCCGACGCCTACGCGCTCCTCGCGGAGGAACGCGTCGACCACCGTTTCAAGGGCCTCCCGCCGGACGCCGACGGGCTGACCGTCGGCGAGCTGGCCGCCCAGCGCCGGAACCTGTTCACCGGAGGTTTCACCACCCCGGTGCTCGCGCTGTCCGCCGAGCGCCTGGAGCACAACCTGAAGCTGATGGAGACGTACACGGCCCGGCACGGCCTCGTCTTCGCCCCGCACGGCAAGACGTCCATGGCCCCGCAGCTCTTCCGGCGCCAGATCGAGCACGGCGCCTGGGGCATCACGCTCGCGGTGCCGCATCAGGTGCGGGTGGCGCGGGCGTTCGGCGTGCGGCGGGTGTTCCTGGCCAACGAGCTGGTGGACCCGGCGGCCCTGCGATGGGTCTCCGGTGAGCTGGACGCCGACCCCGGCTTCCGGTTCGTCTGTTACGTCGACTCCGTGCGTGGCGTCGAGCTGATGGACACGGCCCTCGCCGGATCCGCCCGACCGGTGGACGTCGTGGTCGAACTGGCCGGGGGCGAGGGTGCGCGGACCGGGGTGCGGACGGAGGCGGAGTGCGCCGCCGTCGCCGACGCGGTGGCGGGCGCGCGCGGGCTGCGGCTGGTCGGGGTCGCCGGGTACGAGGGCGAGGTGCCGGACGCCGGCCCGGAGCGGGTGGCGGAGTGGCTGCGGCGCCTGGTGGCCCTGGCGGCGGACTTCGACAGGGCGGGGCGGTTCACGGGCCTGGACGAGGTCGTGGTGAGCGCGGGCGGCAGCGCCTGGTTCGACGCGGTCGCCGACGTCTTCGCCGGGATCCCGGAACTCTCCCTCCCCGTACTGAAGTTGCTGCGCTCGGGTGCGTACGTCTCGCACGACGACGGGCACTACCGCAAGCTGACGCCGTTCAACCGGGTTCCGGAGGAAGGCGCGTTGGAGCCGGCGTTCCGGCTGTGGACGCAGATCGTGTCCCGGCCGTCCGCCGACCAGGCCTTCGCCAACGCGGGCAAGCGGGACGCGGCCCACGACCTCGACCTGCCGTTCGCCCAGGTGGTCCGCCGGGACGGCGCGGAACGCCCGGCGGCCGGGATCTCGGTCGTCTCCCTCTCCGACCAGCACGCCTGGCTGAGCACCGCCCCACAGGCCGACCTGGAGGTCGGCGACTGGCTGGGCGTCGGGCTCTCCCACCCGTGCACCTCCTTCGACAAGTGGGTACTCATCCCCCTCACCGAGGCGGACGGCACGGTGGTCGATTACATCCGTACGTTCTTCTAGGAGGCCGTGTCGTGGAAGAACTCGTCATCCGGGACGCCGACGTCGTGGACGGCTCCGGCGACAGCGCGTACCGCGCGGACGTGGTCGTCGACAGCGGCCGTGTCGTCTCGATCGTGAAGGAGGCGGCGGCAGCGGGCTGCCAGCGCCCGAAGGCCCGCCGTGAACTGGACGCCGAGGGGCTGGTCCTCTCCCCGGGCTTCATCGACATGCACGCCCACAGCGATCTGGCACTGCTGCGCGACCCCGACCACAGCGCCAAGGCCGCGCAGGGCGTCACCCTCGAAGTGCTGGGTCAGGACGGCCTGTCGTACGCGCCGGTCGACGACCGCACCCTCGGCGAGGTCCGCCGCGCGATCGCCGGGTGGAACGGCGGCGGGGACGACATCGACTTCGGCTGGCGGTCGGTCGGCGAGTACCTGGACCGGCTCGACGGGGGCATCGCCGTCAACGCCGCCTATCTGATCCCGCAGGGCACGGTCCGCGCCCTCGCCGTCGGCTGGGAGGACCGGGACGCCACCCCC comes from the Streptomyces sp. KMM 9044 genome and includes:
- a CDS encoding amino acid deaminase, whose product is MGMDPGPDAYALLAEERVDHRFKGLPPDADGLTVGELAAQRRNLFTGGFTTPVLALSAERLEHNLKLMETYTARHGLVFAPHGKTSMAPQLFRRQIEHGAWGITLAVPHQVRVARAFGVRRVFLANELVDPAALRWVSGELDADPGFRFVCYVDSVRGVELMDTALAGSARPVDVVVELAGGEGARTGVRTEAECAAVADAVAGARGLRLVGVAGYEGEVPDAGPERVAEWLRRLVALAADFDRAGRFTGLDEVVVSAGGSAWFDAVADVFAGIPELSLPVLKLLRSGAYVSHDDGHYRKLTPFNRVPEEGALEPAFRLWTQIVSRPSADQAFANAGKRDAAHDLDLPFAQVVRRDGAERPAAGISVVSLSDQHAWLSTAPQADLEVGDWLGVGLSHPCTSFDKWVLIPLTEADGTVVDYIRTFF